In Pseudomonas flavescens, the sequence AGCAGGGCGGTACAGGTGCAGATCACGAAGGTGTCGAGGAACACGCTGAACGCTTGAACCACGCCTTGTGCTGCCGGGTGCTTGACCGAGGCGACTGCGGCGACGTTAGGCGCGCTGCCCAGGCCGGCTTCGTTGGCGAACACGCCGCGTTTGACGCCCATCACGATCGCGCTGCCAAGCAGGCCGGCGAAGGCAGGCTCGAGGCCGAAGGCGCTCTTGACGATGGTCGCCAGCATGGCCGGCACGTGTTCGATCTGGATGGCGATGACGTAGATGGTCACTGCGATGTAGATCAGGGTCTTGACCGGAACCAGCAGGTCCGAGACCGACGCGATGCGCTTGATGCCACCGATGAACACCAGGCCCAGCAATACGGCCAGGGCGATACCGCTGTATTGCACCGGAATGTCGAAGGCGTTCTGCAGCGAGTGAGTCACGGTGTACGACTGCAGGCCGTTGAAGGCGAAGCCGTAGGTGACCAGCAGCAGGACGGCGAAGGTCATCGCCATCCAGCGCAGCTTCAGGCCGTGCTGGATGTAGTAGGCCGGGCCGCCGCGGTACAGGCCGTCACCGTCGCTGCGTTTGTAGACCTGGGCGAGGGTACATTCGAAGAAGCTGCTGGACATGCCGACCAGTGCAGTCACCCACATCCAGAACACCGCGCCTGGGCCGCCGAGGGTCACGGCGATACCGACACCGGCGATGTTACCGGCACCCACACGACCGGCGAGGCTGAGCATCAGCGCCTGGAACGAGCTGAGTTGGCCGCCGCTGCTGCGCAGCGATTCCTTGAACACACTGAACATGTGTATGAAGTGACGGAACTGGACGAAGCGCGAGCGCAGGGTGAAGTAGCTACCCAGGCCGACGATGAGCACGATCAACACTTTCCCGGACAGGAAGTCGTTCAGTACTTCGAGCATGATGAATCCTCGGTTCTTATTGTGAGCGTTCGCGAAAAGTGCGACGCGGTTTGCGGTGGATGATTTTTGAGCAAGGCAGCCAGCGGAACAATTTCGCGGGTCGATCCTAGGTGATGCGACCTGATGCTATAATCACGTCACTCGCATCATCTGAGCCGCCCATGTCCAGTCACCTCGGTGAGAATCTCCGGTTGCTATGCAGCCACTATCGCTCCATTGCGGAGGTGTGCCGAAAGCTCGGTATCAACCGCGCACAGTTCAACAAGTACCTGT encodes:
- a CDS encoding alanine/glycine:cation symporter family protein → MLEVLNDFLSGKVLIVLIVGLGSYFTLRSRFVQFRHFIHMFSVFKESLRSSGGQLSSFQALMLSLAGRVGAGNIAGVGIAVTLGGPGAVFWMWVTALVGMSSSFFECTLAQVYKRSDGDGLYRGGPAYYIQHGLKLRWMAMTFAVLLLVTYGFAFNGLQSYTVTHSLQNAFDIPVQYSGIALAVLLGLVFIGGIKRIASVSDLLVPVKTLIYIAVTIYVIAIQIEHVPAMLATIVKSAFGLEPAFAGLLGSAIVMGVKRGVFANEAGLGSAPNVAAVASVKHPAAQGVVQAFSVFLDTFVICTCTALLILLSGFYTPGFEGDGIVLTQNSLAAVVGDWGRTFISVALSLFVFTCILYNYYLGENALQFLVGRSKVALLGYRGLVLALICWGSMQNLGTVFAFADITMTCLAFVNLTALAMLIKVGLRVMKDYDEQRKAGIAQPVFDGSKFADLDLDRASWPAAKPAADAQPQSAAELLPTQR